The genomic segment ATAGATGTGGGAATTGGTGGAAGAGTGGCGGAACTTGTAGGAAAAAGATTAAAAGAACTATCGCGTATGCACCAGATAATCTGCATAACCCACCTGCCGCAAATAGCGGCATACGGCGACAGCCACTTTGTGGTTGAAAAAAGACTTCTTTCTGGGAAGACTAAAGTGACAATAAGGAAGCTTGAAAGGGATGAAAGGGTATTCGAGATTGCAAGAATGATAAGCGGGGAGCAGATTACAGAGAAATCCGTAAAGAAGGCCGAGGAAATGCTAAAGTATGCTTAGAAAGGCTTTACCTGAAGATATAAGGTATATCCACAAAATGATAAACGCTTCGGCCGCGAAGGGAGAGATGTTGCCTAGATCGCTCGCCGAGCTATACGAAAATTTGAGGGATTATGTGGTTTACGAAAAGAACGGAAGGATCGTAGGAACAGGAGCCCTCCATATATGCTGGGAAGATCTTGCTGAGATCAGATCTGTCTGTGTGGTAAAGAGATGGCGCAGAAGCGGGGTTGGTTCGGAAATCGTGAAGTTTTTGGTAAATGAGGCAAAGGAACTAAAGATAAAGAGGATTTTTTTACTCACCAACCAGGAAGAGTTCTTCCGGAGACTCGGTTTCAAGACTGTCGAAAAAAAAGAGCTTCCGCAGAAGATCTGGACCGAGTGTGTAAGATGCCCTAAATTCCCCAATTGCGATGAAAAGGCAATGGCGATGGAACTGGGAGGAGATGATGGATCTCGAAAAAGTGCAAAGACTAGTAAAAAAAGAGTTTGATGGATACGAAATCTTTTATCTAAGAGAGACTGTAAAGAAGTTGGAAAGTAGGAGGTGTGAACTTTACAATTTCGAATTTTCTAGAGAGGAAGGAATCGCACTTAGAGCATTGAGAGGCAAGAAGCTAGCCTTTTCGTACACATTTGGTTTGGAAGATGAGGATTTAAAGAGGCTTATAAAAAAGACAGAAGAGATCTTTCCGTATCTTGAAGAGGACGAGGCCTATGAATTTCCAGAAAAAAGGAAAAAGGAGGAATACCCCGAACTTCAAATTTACGATAAAGATGGAGAAGATCTAGATCTTGAGGAAAAACTCGAAAGACTTTTAAAAATGGAAAGAACGATAAGGGAAGATCGAAGGATTGTTGCGACAAGACACTTAGAACTTCTCGAATCGACAAGTTTTGTTGAGATTTTGAACTCTAACGGACTTTACGTTTCCGGAAGGAAGACGCTTTATACTGTCTCAGCTTTGGCGGTAGCTAAAGACTTAGAGGAGGTTTCATGGTACGACTTAATCTGGAGTCATAGATTCGAAGATTTAAACTTTTTAGAGTTCGGTGAAATGGTCCGGGAAAAGGCTATCTCTTTTCTCTCCTCAAAGAAACTAAGAACAGGAACCTATAACGGTGTACTTAGACCTCGGGTTGCATCAGCCCTTCTTTCTATCCTTTCTAGCTCTTTTCTTGGAGAAAACCTCTACAAGGAAAAGACGAGACTAAAAGGCAAGATAAATGAAAAGTGTTTTTCGGAGCTTTTAGATATCGAGAATACAGGGACTTTTGGTCCATCGTCATTTCCATTCGATGGAGAAGGCTTTCCATCAATAAGTACGAAAGTCGTAAGCGGAGGTTATTTTCAAGCATTCCTCTACGATTCTTACTATGCTAAAAAGCTTGGCACGTCATCTACAGGTAACTGCGTAAGGCAAAGCCTACCCGATATGCCAAGATGCGGAATACGAGGTCTCTTTATAAGGGAGGACGGTGGAGAATTTCCAGAACTATCAGAAGGTGAAATCGTGCTTGAAGATTTGATGGGTACTCACACTGCAAATCCTGTAACAGGCGAATTTTCACTGGGTACTTTGGGATTCATAAAGGAAAAAGGACGCCTTGTACCTTTT from the Thermodesulfobacteriota bacterium genome contains:
- a CDS encoding N-acetyltransferase, with translation MLRKALPEDIRYIHKMINASAAKGEMLPRSLAELYENLRDYVVYEKNGRIVGTGALHICWEDLAEIRSVCVVKRWRRSGVGSEIVKFLVNEAKELKIKRIFLLTNQEEFFRRLGFKTVEKKELPQKIWTECVRCPKFPNCDEKAMAMELGGDDGSRKSAKTSKKRV
- a CDS encoding TldD/PmbA family protein; its protein translation is MDLEKVQRLVKKEFDGYEIFYLRETVKKLESRRCELYNFEFSREEGIALRALRGKKLAFSYTFGLEDEDLKRLIKKTEEIFPYLEEDEAYEFPEKRKKEEYPELQIYDKDGEDLDLEEKLERLLKMERTIREDRRIVATRHLELLESTSFVEILNSNGLYVSGRKTLYTVSALAVAKDLEEVSWYDLIWSHRFEDLNFLEFGEMVREKAISFLSSKKLRTGTYNGVLRPRVASALLSILSSSFLGENLYKEKTRLKGKINEKCFSELLDIENTGTFGPSSFPFDGEGFPSISTKVVSGGYFQAFLYDSYYAKKLGTSSTGNCVRQSLPDMPRCGIRGLFIREDGGEFPELSEGEIVLEDLMGTHTANPVTGEFSLGTLGFIKEKGRLVPFQGVMISGNVFEVFENVRAIGKDLKFYGNYGSPSLFVEGLRISGS